Proteins encoded together in one Syntrophorhabdaceae bacterium window:
- a CDS encoding DUF134 domain-containing protein — protein sequence MSRPKKCRCVNCQPCASYFKPRGIPLVDLEEVELTLDELQAICLADYEQLYHEHAAEQMKISRPTFGRILEGARRKVADALINGKAVKIGQKPDIKNGGST from the coding sequence ATGTCGCGACCAAAGAAATGCAGATGTGTCAATTGCCAACCCTGTGCTTCCTACTTTAAGCCGAGAGGCATTCCGCTTGTGGACCTTGAGGAGGTTGAGCTCACGCTTGATGAGCTTCAGGCGATCTGTCTCGCCGATTACGAGCAGCTTTACCATGAACATGCGGCTGAACAGATGAAGATCTCCCGGCCCACTTTCGGCAGGATACTCGAGGGGGCCAGGCGCAAGGTGGCCGACGCACTGATTAACGGCAAAGCCGTGAAGATAGGACAAAAACCAGATATAAAAAACGGAGGTAGTACATGA
- a CDS encoding zinc ribbon domain-containing protein, translated as MPIYEYKCEQCGAVNEFIVFADNETLQCKSCAGTELTKLMSAHNTTSSSPQFTGAPGGCCGSPNSCGTPGTCCGN; from the coding sequence ATGCCTATCTATGAATATAAATGTGAACAATGCGGCGCAGTCAATGAGTTCATTGTCTTCGCCGATAACGAAACCTTGCAGTGTAAATCCTGCGCGGGCACAGAGCTGACAAAACTCATGTCCGCTCATAATACAACGAGTTCTTCGCCCCAGTTCACAGGAGCACCCGGCGGCTGCTGCGGCTCTCCCAATTCCTGCGGTACACCCGGTACCTGTTGCGGAAACTGA
- a CDS encoding NifB/NifX family molybdenum-iron cluster-binding protein — translation MKVCFPVEQDKGIESAVYGHFGTAPTFVVIDTDQKNVGTVSNANMIHEHGACNPIMALGGNQVDAVVVGGIGAGALMGLNAKGIKVYRALEQTVKGNLELLEDNALPELTINHTCGGHAGGCAHH, via the coding sequence ATGAAAGTATGTTTTCCAGTAGAGCAGGACAAAGGAATTGAAAGCGCGGTATATGGTCATTTCGGAACAGCGCCGACATTTGTGGTCATTGACACGGATCAAAAGAATGTAGGGACTGTGTCGAATGCTAACATGATTCACGAGCACGGGGCCTGTAATCCCATCATGGCGTTAGGCGGCAACCAGGTTGACGCGGTTGTAGTAGGCGGTATAGGTGCAGGCGCTCTTATGGGGCTCAATGCCAAAGGCATTAAGGTCTACCGGGCCCTGGAACAGACCGTGAAGGGAAATCTGGAGCTCCTCGAGGACAACGCCCTTCCTGAACTCACGATCAATCATACCTGCGGGGGCCACGCGGGCGGATGCGCACATCATTGA
- a CDS encoding UPF0182 family protein, whose product MNGPLIFQDKGNGHDNQGGTRVGKSRRMKFVGFLVLLFVLLIAAARSSDWLVDWLWMKEVGYTDVFLRLFSLKVGLFFITFVTVFLYLWINLRIAAGAYYHKGTPIRIASIPELYEMQTNPWITKALIALVSLVPALLFGLAFSSGWDTFLRFYWGGSFGQVDPFFGKDLGFYMFRLPFYGNLRDGFAVLAFLALPATFLGYMATGQIAFPTARFQNTRANTHLAILLVLFLIAWGSGYYLDIFQLFYEKRGVVFGMGYTNYHVVRIGLWVMMAATLVLAVLAFLKRNRVGIVLAGIGGYLVVMILALGIIPSFFQSFVVQPNELSLEKPFLEKNIAFTRKAYQLDRVEEKVFSAGSDLTLASLSRNQDILKNIRLWDHRPLLQAFRQTQEMRLYYRFYAVDVDRYLFPGEGYRQVMVSPRELSTQVLQQAQTWVNQYLEFTHGYGLAMNTVSEIGEGGLPRMVVKDLPPESSLLKITQPAIYYGESMPGYRIVRTGVEEFDYPKGDKNVYTQYEGSGGIPLNSFWKKLLFAWHLYDGNILISNSIQPKSRIQLYRRVAERVSRIAPFITFDRDPYMVVSEGRLFWIIDGYTTSMGYPSSDPYKEGFNYIRNSVKITVDAYNGSVYFYVSDPDDPVLRAYKGAFPGLFKPLSELSADLKAHLRYPEGLFRIQAERLTTYHMTDPRVFYNKEDLWAMPNQKYAGQSEEMEPYYAIIRLPEEQKLTFQLMLPMTPHKRENMIAWMAANCDFPDYGRLVVYRLSKDRLIYGPMQIEAMIDQEPTISQQLSLWDQKGSHVIRGNLLVIPIESSFLYVEPVYLIAEDVNIPQLVRVIVAYGSKVAMQPTLDEAIKAVFSGAPAASATTEVKGPVQTPTPTKASEDLLNQVRKRFNAAQDALKRGNWAEYGQAMEALKELLKR is encoded by the coding sequence GTGAATGGACCACTAATCTTTCAGGATAAAGGAAATGGCCACGACAACCAGGGTGGAACAAGAGTAGGTAAATCGAGGCGGATGAAATTCGTCGGGTTTCTGGTACTCCTTTTCGTGCTCCTCATCGCCGCGGCGAGGTCTTCGGACTGGCTTGTTGACTGGCTCTGGATGAAAGAGGTGGGTTACACGGACGTATTTCTCCGTCTCTTCTCGCTCAAAGTGGGTCTGTTCTTCATTACATTTGTGACGGTTTTTCTTTACCTCTGGATCAATCTGAGAATTGCCGCGGGCGCCTATTACCACAAGGGAACACCCATAAGAATAGCCAGTATCCCTGAACTCTATGAAATGCAGACAAATCCATGGATAACAAAGGCCCTTATCGCTCTCGTTTCCCTCGTGCCTGCCCTTCTCTTTGGCCTTGCCTTCTCATCGGGTTGGGACACTTTTCTGCGGTTCTATTGGGGTGGCTCCTTCGGTCAGGTGGATCCGTTTTTCGGCAAGGACCTCGGCTTTTACATGTTTCGCCTCCCCTTTTACGGGAATCTCCGCGACGGCTTCGCGGTACTTGCCTTCCTTGCATTACCGGCTACCTTTCTCGGTTATATGGCCACCGGTCAGATCGCGTTTCCCACAGCCCGCTTCCAGAATACCCGCGCAAATACTCATCTTGCGATCCTCTTAGTCCTCTTCCTAATTGCCTGGGGATCAGGCTACTACCTTGATATTTTCCAGCTTTTTTACGAGAAACGCGGTGTGGTCTTCGGCATGGGATATACCAATTATCATGTAGTCCGTATCGGACTCTGGGTGATGATGGCAGCGACCCTTGTTCTTGCCGTTCTGGCTTTCCTGAAACGCAACCGTGTAGGCATTGTTTTAGCCGGAATCGGCGGGTATCTCGTGGTGATGATCCTTGCTCTCGGGATAATTCCGTCCTTCTTTCAGTCTTTCGTGGTACAGCCAAATGAGCTTTCCCTGGAAAAACCCTTTCTCGAAAAAAACATCGCCTTTACGCGCAAGGCATATCAATTGGACCGGGTGGAGGAGAAGGTTTTCTCGGCAGGAAGCGACCTCACTCTGGCCTCTCTTTCCCGCAATCAGGATATCTTGAAGAACATCCGCCTTTGGGACCACCGGCCCCTGCTTCAGGCATTTCGGCAGACGCAGGAGATGCGTCTCTACTACCGCTTCTACGCGGTTGATGTTGATCGCTACTTATTCCCCGGCGAGGGATACCGTCAGGTAATGGTTTCCCCTAGAGAACTGAGTACGCAGGTGCTCCAACAGGCCCAGACATGGGTTAATCAGTACCTTGAATTCACCCATGGTTACGGGTTGGCCATGAACACCGTGTCGGAGATCGGTGAAGGAGGGCTTCCCCGCATGGTGGTGAAAGACCTGCCTCCCGAATCATCCCTGCTCAAGATAACCCAGCCGGCAATTTACTACGGCGAGAGTATGCCGGGATATCGGATAGTAAGGACCGGTGTTGAAGAATTTGACTATCCGAAAGGTGATAAGAATGTCTACACCCAGTATGAGGGGAGTGGCGGCATTCCGCTCAACAGCTTCTGGAAGAAGCTCCTTTTTGCCTGGCATCTCTATGATGGTAATATTCTCATATCGAACTCAATCCAGCCAAAGAGCAGGATACAGCTCTATCGGAGGGTAGCTGAGCGGGTGAGTCGCATTGCGCCATTCATCACCTTTGATCGGGACCCCTATATGGTGGTGAGTGAAGGCAGGCTTTTCTGGATCATTGATGGTTACACCACGTCCATGGGTTATCCCTCGTCCGATCCCTACAAGGAGGGCTTCAACTATATTCGCAATTCGGTGAAGATAACCGTGGATGCCTACAATGGATCGGTCTATTTCTATGTGAGCGATCCTGACGATCCCGTGCTTCGTGCCTATAAGGGGGCTTTTCCCGGTTTGTTCAAACCCTTAAGCGAGCTTTCTGCCGACCTCAAGGCACATCTGCGGTACCCCGAGGGTTTATTCCGTATCCAGGCGGAGAGACTCACCACGTACCATATGACCGATCCGAGAGTCTTTTACAATAAGGAAGACCTGTGGGCCATGCCCAATCAGAAGTATGCAGGCCAGTCGGAAGAAATGGAGCCCTATTACGCTATTATCAGATTGCCTGAGGAACAAAAACTTACGTTCCAGCTCATGCTCCCCATGACGCCCCACAAGAGGGAGAATATGATCGCCTGGATGGCCGCCAACTGCGATTTTCCCGATTACGGGAGGCTCGTGGTCTATCGTCTTTCAAAAGACCGCCTTATCTATGGCCCCATGCAGATTGAGGCCATGATTGACCAGGAACCCACCATTTCTCAACAACTCTCTCTTTGGGATCAAAAGGGCTCACACGTGATACGTGGCAATCTCCTCGTCATTCCTATCGAGAGCTCATTCCTTTACGTGGAGCCTGTCTATCTCATTGCCGAAGATGTGAATATCCCTCAACTCGTTCGGGTGATTGTCGCTTACGGCAGCAAGGTGGCCATGCAGCCCACCCTTGACGAAGCTATAAAAGCCGTCTTCAGCGGTGCTCCCGCCGCTTCCGCAACCACGGAGGTAAAGGGTCCGGTGCAAACCCCGACCCCCACCAAGGCCTCGGAAGACCTTTTGAATCAGGTGCGCAAGAGGTTTAACGCGGCCCAGGATGCGCTGAAAAGAGGCAACTGGGCTGAATACGGTCAGGCCATGGAAGCCCTGAAGGAGTTACTGAAGCGGTAG
- a CDS encoding MFS transporter, whose translation MNTASSPDKQSALGFMGRAFRYRNYRLYFGGQGVSLIGTWMQQIAMSWLVYRLTNSAFYLGLIGFTGMAPMFFLTSFAGVFIDRMHRRNLLIITQILATIQASLLAFLTLSGHVHVWHLVILSLFLGSINAFDMPARQSFVIEIVENKEDLGNAIALNSFMFNSARLVGPSIAGLVVAAIGEGPCFLLNAVSFLAIIGTLLAMKIPRRNDEKRSASLFHGFKEGYRYVLGFPPIRYALFLLALTSLVGMPYVVLMPIFAKDILHGGPHTLGFLMGASGVGALVGALYLAPRKSVLGLEKLIFIASSIFGAGLVVFSFSRYLPFSLFILLFTGFGMIIQMASTNTILQTITDEDKRGRVMGFYTMAFGGAAPFGAVMAGSLASKIGAPHTVIIGGTICIIGSLFFLKKLPLIQQSARSVYVKMGIIREKPVEPK comes from the coding sequence ATGAACACAGCATCATCGCCAGACAAACAATCAGCCCTCGGATTCATGGGAAGGGCCTTTCGTTACAGGAACTACCGGCTTTATTTCGGAGGCCAGGGTGTTTCTCTCATCGGAACATGGATGCAGCAGATAGCCATGAGCTGGCTTGTGTACCGTTTGACGAATTCCGCTTTTTACTTAGGCCTCATAGGATTTACCGGTATGGCGCCCATGTTCTTCCTTACCTCTTTTGCAGGAGTCTTTATCGATCGAATGCATCGCCGTAACCTGCTCATCATTACCCAGATACTCGCTACAATACAGGCATCCCTTCTGGCATTTCTTACCTTGAGCGGTCATGTTCATGTCTGGCATCTGGTCATCTTAAGTCTTTTCCTTGGCTCAATTAACGCCTTCGACATGCCGGCCCGTCAGTCTTTTGTCATCGAGATAGTAGAAAACAAAGAAGACCTGGGGAACGCTATTGCGCTAAATTCTTTTATGTTCAACAGTGCACGGCTCGTGGGTCCCTCAATTGCCGGCCTCGTGGTGGCCGCCATAGGCGAAGGACCTTGCTTTCTTCTAAACGCCGTGAGTTTCCTGGCCATTATCGGCACGCTGCTCGCCATGAAGATACCAAGGCGTAACGACGAAAAAAGATCTGCTTCGCTCTTTCATGGGTTTAAAGAAGGGTATCGATACGTGCTCGGTTTCCCACCCATTCGATATGCCCTTTTTCTTTTAGCCCTTACAAGTTTAGTGGGAATGCCGTACGTAGTCCTCATGCCCATTTTTGCTAAAGACATCCTTCATGGAGGACCCCATACGTTGGGCTTTCTCATGGGTGCTTCGGGTGTCGGCGCTCTCGTGGGCGCATTGTATCTCGCACCCCGTAAATCTGTACTCGGTCTGGAAAAGCTTATCTTCATTGCTTCAAGTATTTTTGGCGCGGGACTTGTCGTTTTCTCTTTTTCCCGCTACCTTCCATTCTCCCTTTTTATCCTCCTCTTCACTGGTTTCGGTATGATCATCCAGATGGCTTCAACGAACACCATTTTACAGACAATCACCGATGAAGATAAACGGGGGCGTGTCATGGGTTTTTATACAATGGCATTCGGGGGCGCGGCCCCCTTCGGAGCCGTCATGGCAGGCAGCCTTGCAAGCAAGATAGGCGCTCCTCACACTGTTATCATAGGGGGAACTATCTGCATCATCGGTTCTCTCTTTTTCCTGAAAAAACTTCCCCTCATTCAGCAATCGGCGAGATCTGTTTACGTAAAAATGGGTATCATCAGAGAGAAACCTGTGGAGCCGAAGTGA
- a CDS encoding molybdenum cofactor biosynthesis protein MoaE encodes MIEGWMDEIKRDCDPGLLGMIFAHNGVVRATTKDGRPVKGMKLSYDRTKLAEVIGRLKKSSGIVDIKAWINEGELKIGDDIMKLCVAGTFRTDVLPVFQELLTTVKSEIVREEEVF; translated from the coding sequence ATGATTGAAGGATGGATGGACGAAATAAAGAGAGATTGTGATCCGGGGCTTCTTGGGATGATCTTCGCCCATAACGGTGTAGTGCGGGCCACCACAAAGGACGGAAGGCCGGTCAAAGGCATGAAGCTCTCTTACGACAGGACGAAACTTGCAGAGGTGATCGGGAGACTAAAAAAATCCTCAGGCATTGTCGATATTAAGGCGTGGATCAATGAGGGCGAGCTAAAGATCGGGGATGATATTATGAAGCTCTGCGTGGCGGGCACATTCAGGACTGATGTGCTGCCCGTTTTTCAGGAGTTATTGACAACCGTAAAGAGCGAGATCGTGCGGGAAGAGGAGGTCTTTTGA
- a CDS encoding pitrilysin family protein: MKGKPSHGGKPYKLCGRSKARWKTAFMTGLTVLLLLALVIPAYAKTPDSNPGIVRAVLNNGLKVVIVRNALAPVVTTMVNYMAGSVEAPEGFPGTAHAQEHMMFRGSPGLSADQLAAITAAMGGEFNADTQQTVTQYFLTVPSADLDVALRIEAIRMNGVLDSQKLWSEERGAIEQEVTRDYSSPEFIFYTKLLAEMFKGTPYEESPLGTVDSFNKTTGAMLKKFWETWYAPNNAILIVVGDVDPQKTLVQVKRRFERILPKKLPPKPVFHFKPVVPQAIRLTTDEAYGLIVIAFRFPGYNSPDYPACRIIADALSNERSALSDLVPQGKALFTGFSLDTMPDGGLGYAIAAFPRGADEDSLTKEMQHILADTMKDGLPDDLIEAAKRTRHVKAELAKNSIQGLAQSWSNALALQGRQSPEEVLHDIEKVSPEEVSRAASKYLDMEHSIVTILTPESSGQISSAKTHGPGVESFVPTHVKPVKLPLWAQKALRRLEIPKSTVNPVARTLPNGLKLIVLPESVSDTVSVYGSVRNNPGMETPGEKEGVDEVLDELFSYGTTTLDRVAFQKALDDIGAQESAGADFGLKVLAQQFERGVELLADNELHPRLPEEAFGTVKTQVSATVAGRLESPDYLTKKALVEALFPKGDPSLREATPKSVSTLSLDDVKQYYGRVFRPDVTTIVVIGRVRPDTARSVIEKYFGSWKATGQAPDTYPPPVPDNKPSTTDVPDKSRIQAQVTLAQTLSLTRSNPDYYALELGNHVLGGGFYATRFFRDLREETGLVYTVVSQFDVGVKRTVYRVLYGCDPGNAAKARAIVVRDLKQMQAEAVGSVELDRAKALLLREIPLSQSSVDRVAKKLLDLSNHLQPLDEPILAAKKYVALSAEEVKAAYVKWLRPDDLVEIVEGPPGR; this comes from the coding sequence GTGAAAGGAAAACCATCCCATGGCGGGAAGCCATACAAGTTATGCGGCAGAAGCAAAGCGCGGTGGAAAACCGCATTCATGACGGGACTTACCGTTCTGCTCCTTTTAGCCCTGGTAATACCGGCTTACGCCAAAACTCCGGATTCTAACCCCGGTATAGTCCGGGCCGTCCTCAACAACGGTTTGAAGGTCGTCATCGTACGCAATGCGCTGGCGCCCGTCGTGACTACTATGGTGAACTATATGGCGGGTTCCGTAGAGGCGCCCGAGGGATTCCCCGGAACAGCCCACGCGCAGGAACATATGATGTTCAGGGGAAGTCCCGGACTCTCCGCCGATCAGCTCGCCGCCATAACCGCAGCCATGGGAGGTGAATTCAACGCGGACACCCAGCAGACCGTCACGCAGTATTTCTTGACGGTCCCCTCCGCCGACCTGGATGTGGCGCTGCGCATAGAGGCGATCAGGATGAATGGGGTCCTTGACAGCCAGAAGTTGTGGAGCGAAGAGAGGGGAGCGATTGAGCAGGAGGTGACGAGGGACTACTCGAGTCCGGAATTCATCTTCTACACAAAACTGCTCGCCGAGATGTTCAAAGGCACGCCTTATGAGGAAAGCCCACTTGGAACAGTTGACTCATTTAACAAGACGACCGGTGCAATGCTCAAGAAGTTCTGGGAAACCTGGTATGCACCAAACAACGCGATCCTCATTGTCGTCGGGGATGTCGATCCGCAAAAAACTCTTGTCCAGGTGAAGCGCCGCTTTGAACGTATTCTTCCAAAAAAGCTTCCCCCAAAGCCTGTGTTTCATTTTAAGCCGGTCGTGCCTCAAGCGATCCGACTCACAACAGACGAAGCATATGGACTTATCGTCATCGCTTTCCGTTTCCCGGGGTACAATAGCCCCGATTATCCCGCTTGTCGCATTATCGCGGACGCCCTGAGCAACGAGCGGAGCGCCCTCTCCGATCTCGTACCGCAGGGTAAGGCCCTTTTTACGGGATTCAGCCTCGATACAATGCCTGATGGGGGTCTCGGTTACGCCATCGCAGCTTTTCCGAGAGGGGCTGATGAGGACAGTCTGACGAAGGAGATGCAACACATACTCGCGGATACCATGAAAGATGGCCTTCCCGACGATCTGATTGAAGCGGCCAAACGGACAAGACACGTGAAGGCGGAGCTGGCCAAGAATTCGATCCAGGGGCTCGCCCAAAGCTGGTCCAATGCGCTCGCCCTCCAAGGAAGGCAGTCGCCTGAGGAAGTGCTCCACGACATCGAGAAGGTATCTCCGGAAGAAGTCAGCCGCGCGGCAAGTAAGTACCTCGACATGGAACATTCGATCGTCACAATCCTCACCCCTGAATCTTCCGGCCAGATCTCTTCTGCCAAAACGCATGGTCCTGGTGTTGAATCCTTCGTCCCAACCCACGTGAAGCCTGTTAAGCTGCCACTATGGGCGCAGAAAGCTCTCAGACGCCTGGAAATCCCCAAGTCCACAGTAAACCCGGTGGCTAGGACACTACCGAACGGCCTCAAGCTCATCGTTCTGCCGGAATCGGTGAGCGATACGGTCAGCGTCTACGGTAGCGTCAGGAACAACCCGGGTATGGAGACCCCGGGAGAGAAGGAGGGTGTGGACGAGGTGCTGGATGAACTCTTCTCCTACGGGACGACTACCCTTGACCGTGTTGCTTTTCAAAAGGCCCTCGATGATATCGGAGCGCAGGAATCGGCAGGAGCCGATTTCGGTCTCAAGGTACTGGCTCAACAGTTCGAGCGTGGTGTAGAGCTCCTTGCCGACAACGAGCTTCATCCCCGTTTACCGGAAGAGGCCTTCGGGACCGTGAAAACCCAGGTTTCAGCCACCGTTGCAGGCCGCCTCGAAAGCCCGGATTATCTGACAAAAAAAGCCTTGGTGGAGGCGCTTTTCCCCAAGGGAGATCCTTCTTTGAGGGAAGCCACCCCAAAGAGCGTCTCGACCCTCTCGCTCGATGATGTGAAGCAATATTACGGGAGAGTCTTTAGGCCCGACGTGACCACGATCGTCGTGATAGGCAGGGTGAGACCCGATACGGCCCGCTCGGTCATCGAGAAATATTTCGGTTCATGGAAGGCAACAGGGCAAGCCCCGGACACATATCCGCCCCCTGTACCTGACAACAAGCCTTCGACTACCGATGTGCCAGACAAGAGCCGAATTCAGGCCCAAGTGACTCTGGCGCAAACGCTTAGCCTCACACGATCAAACCCTGACTACTACGCCCTTGAGCTGGGAAATCATGTGCTCGGCGGAGGATTCTATGCCACCAGGTTCTTCCGGGATCTGAGAGAAGAGACGGGTCTCGTCTATACGGTCGTATCGCAGTTTGACGTGGGAGTGAAGCGGACAGTATATCGCGTCCTCTACGGTTGCGATCCCGGCAATGCCGCAAAGGCCCGGGCGATAGTGGTCCGTGACCTGAAACAGATGCAGGCAGAAGCCGTGGGAAGTGTTGAACTCGATCGGGCCAAGGCGCTATTACTCCGAGAGATTCCGCTATCACAATCGAGCGTTGACCGGGTTGCCAAAAAACTTCTCGATCTATCTAACCATTTACAGCCCCTCGACGAACCGATCCTCGCCGCCAAGAAGTACGTCGCCCTCTCTGCGGAGGAGGTCAAAGCGGCCTATGTCAAATGGCTGAGGCCTGACGATCTGGTCGAGATAGTGGAAGGGCCGCCGGGAAGGTAA
- a CDS encoding thermonuclease family protein: MKKVIDGDTIQLDTGETVKYIGVEAPQINLKEGSAFFAKEAKKYNNQLVFMKKVRLEFDKEQKDTEGRILAYVFVKKTFVNGELVKLGYAKAHIVPPNEKYKNMLLDYEKKAMQTDKGLWQENKKGTEAFYVGNKRIYVFYQPSCKSVPKIPEKNRIIFRNRSDAIKIGYVPDKVCKP, from the coding sequence GTGAAGAAGGTTATTGACGGTGATACGATCCAGCTCGACACAGGGGAAACCGTCAAATATATCGGTGTCGAAGCACCGCAGATAAACCTGAAAGAAGGATCTGCGTTTTTCGCCAAAGAGGCAAAAAAATATAACAACCAACTGGTTTTCATGAAGAAAGTAAGGCTTGAGTTTGATAAAGAACAGAAAGATACAGAAGGAAGGATCCTTGCGTATGTTTTTGTGAAGAAGACTTTCGTCAATGGAGAACTCGTGAAACTTGGCTACGCAAAAGCCCATATCGTCCCCCCGAATGAAAAATATAAAAACATGCTCCTCGATTACGAGAAAAAGGCCATGCAGACCGATAAGGGCCTCTGGCAGGAGAACAAGAAGGGTACTGAGGCGTTCTATGTCGGAAATAAAAGGATCTATGTCTTTTATCAGCCATCATGTAAATCTGTTCCTAAAATTCCCGAGAAGAATAGAATTATTTTCCGGAATAGAAGTGATGCAATCAAAATCGGATATGTACCGGATAAGGTATGTAAACCATGA